In Pirellulales bacterium, a single genomic region encodes these proteins:
- a CDS encoding sialidase family protein: MLACRIPLILLFVIPFAAVLGQPGSPTSLVLPLIDLDSHTHRQVVVDREPGTYLGHPSTLLLEDGKTILCVYPKGHGRGAIIYKRSVDGGMTWSDRLPTPQSWDTSLETPTLHRVVDATGRKRVILFSGLYPVRLAVSEDDGQSWSELKPVGDWGGIVTMASVIGLKTGRGHYLALFHDDGRYFKNEGKSTGVFTLYQSLSRDGGITWETPRAIHQSDQVHLCEPGALRSPDNKQIAVLLRENRRGKNSHVMFSDDEGRTWTQPREVPGSLTGDRHVAKYGPDGRLFISFRDAPPKHLTSQTAGDWVGWVGTYEDIATSREGEYRVRLKDNQHGWDCAYPGVELLSDGMFVVTTYGHWTAKEPPYILSMRFTMSELDELAKLSLPAPKSGLPNETR; this comes from the coding sequence ATGCTCGCGTGTCGGATCCCCTTAATTTTGCTTTTTGTCATTCCCTTCGCAGCAGTGTTGGGCCAGCCAGGGTCGCCCACCTCATTGGTCTTGCCCTTGATCGACCTCGACAGCCATACACATCGTCAAGTTGTCGTGGACCGCGAGCCGGGAACATACCTTGGCCACCCGTCCACACTACTGCTCGAAGATGGCAAGACGATCTTGTGCGTTTACCCCAAGGGTCATGGGCGGGGGGCGATTATCTATAAACGGAGCGTCGACGGCGGAATGACATGGTCGGATCGGCTGCCAACACCCCAGAGTTGGGATACCTCGCTGGAGACACCGACGCTTCATCGCGTGGTCGACGCCACGGGGAGGAAACGCGTCATCTTGTTCAGCGGGCTGTATCCCGTGCGATTGGCGGTCAGCGAGGATGACGGGCAGAGCTGGTCGGAGTTAAAGCCGGTTGGAGATTGGGGGGGCATCGTCACGATGGCGTCCGTGATCGGCCTCAAAACGGGTCGCGGCCATTACCTCGCCCTGTTTCACGATGATGGGCGTTATTTTAAGAACGAGGGTAAGTCGACCGGCGTGTTCACGCTGTACCAGTCGCTCTCCCGGGATGGTGGCATAACCTGGGAGACACCGCGGGCAATCCACCAATCCGACCAGGTCCACCTGTGCGAGCCGGGCGCATTGCGATCGCCGGACAATAAGCAAATAGCCGTGTTGCTTCGCGAGAACCGCCGTGGAAAAAATTCACACGTTATGTTCTCCGACGACGAGGGTCGGACATGGACACAACCCCGCGAAGTGCCAGGTTCCCTTACGGGGGATCGCCATGTCGCCAAATACGGTCCCGACGGTCGTCTGTTCATTTCATTCCGTGATGCCCCCCCCAAGCACCTGACAAGCCAGACGGCCGGTGACTGGGTCGGCTGGGTGGGGACCTACGAGGACATCGCGACCAGCCGCGAAGGGGAGTACCGGGTCCGCCTAAAGGATAACCAGCATGGCTGGGACTGCGCCTACCCCGGCGTTGAGTTACTGTCGGACGGAATGTTTGTCGTAACAACCTACGGGCATTGGACAGCGAAAGAGCCGCCGTACATCTTGAGCATGCGGTTTACCATGAGCGAGCTTGACGAACTGGCAAAGCTCAGTCTTCCAGCGCCAAAGTCTGGCCTACCCAACGAGACACGTTAG
- a CDS encoding WD40 repeat domain-containing protein, with protein MAEGPRGFIPADEPPAEQPAAAVKDNPASKPVEPPPSASPATRWGDLSLQLGHQGNILDFQITDDGQTLVTLATDATFIFWNTNNWGQRNSVQAGDLIKNNREKLTEDFTFEQFALSGDGRTLATNGPGNQILVWQLPDWTLAHTLAGHTETLTNLAISADGGRLASADQEGGCQISDLRTGKVLHSQKLERQPEFLCISADGKRVLYSDPEQDDAVIQVWNADNGNHEQSLHYHTETVTCAAINAAGTRAITGGDDNHAAVWDLASGEVLFELTDHVNDLTRVAISPDGLRFVTASRDESVITWNAEGAPLTVFEKHAEQLREVCLDAKNDRVLSLGDDEQLRIWKFANGEELQALRRGLGTSYFIAVDPLKRWLATSHGDGIVQVWDLASGQVRHHFSENSSGTHALAFSPDGNYLAAGDDDGRLVIWHTENWEIVESRLVDPEAINSLAFSANGQRLLGVGGDTAHVWDVNSFEISSTLTATDSTLTGSALTRDGSLAILACRGGALGWYDVNQREWRHQVEKTDDGTYSVALHSDGQQFVVGSDNHKACLWSLRECKQMAEFTGHTDSVYGVAIHPDGNVLVTSSADKTARLWNLREQKCLHTMAANEILYGITFSRDGKHIFCAGAQGTGYCWQVETGRLACRFWQLNKGADWLVVAPSGHFDGSPAARKLVMFRPANQTESFPGEEVAPAAYVPGLFAKILKGEQLP; from the coding sequence TTGGCTGAGGGGCCACGGGGTTTTATCCCCGCCGACGAACCACCGGCCGAGCAGCCCGCCGCGGCGGTAAAGGATAACCCCGCATCCAAACCCGTTGAACCCCCGCCTTCCGCTTCGCCAGCCACCCGCTGGGGAGATCTGTCGCTGCAATTGGGACATCAGGGGAATATTCTCGACTTTCAAATTACCGACGACGGCCAAACCCTGGTGACTCTGGCCACGGATGCCACCTTTATTTTTTGGAACACAAATAATTGGGGGCAGCGAAACAGCGTCCAGGCCGGCGATCTTATTAAAAACAATCGGGAAAAACTGACGGAGGATTTTACCTTTGAACAATTCGCTCTCAGTGGCGACGGACGGACCTTGGCCACCAATGGCCCGGGAAACCAAATCCTGGTTTGGCAATTGCCCGACTGGACCTTGGCCCATACCCTGGCCGGTCATACCGAGACTCTGACGAATTTGGCTATTTCCGCCGATGGGGGCCGTCTGGCCAGCGCGGATCAAGAAGGAGGATGCCAGATTAGCGACCTGCGCACCGGCAAGGTTTTGCACAGTCAAAAGCTAGAACGCCAGCCGGAATTTTTATGCATTTCCGCCGATGGGAAGCGCGTGTTGTACTCTGATCCCGAACAAGATGACGCGGTTATCCAAGTCTGGAACGCCGATAATGGCAATCACGAGCAATCGCTGCATTATCACACCGAAACGGTAACCTGCGCGGCCATCAATGCGGCGGGGACGCGGGCCATCACCGGCGGCGACGACAACCACGCGGCGGTGTGGGATCTGGCCTCGGGGGAAGTGCTGTTTGAATTGACCGATCATGTCAATGATCTGACACGGGTTGCCATTTCCCCCGATGGCCTGCGGTTTGTGACCGCCTCGCGGGATGAATCGGTGATCACCTGGAATGCCGAAGGAGCCCCCCTGACCGTCTTTGAAAAACATGCCGAACAACTGCGCGAGGTCTGCCTCGATGCCAAAAATGACCGTGTCCTAAGCCTGGGGGATGATGAGCAGTTGCGAATCTGGAAATTTGCCAACGGCGAAGAACTCCAGGCCCTACGGCGCGGTTTGGGAACTTCCTATTTTATCGCCGTTGATCCCCTCAAACGCTGGCTGGCCACCAGCCATGGCGATGGTATTGTTCAGGTTTGGGATCTGGCCAGTGGTCAAGTCCGCCACCATTTTTCCGAAAATTCCAGCGGCACCCACGCGCTGGCCTTTAGTCCCGACGGCAACTATCTGGCGGCCGGGGATGATGATGGGCGTCTGGTTATCTGGCACACGGAAAATTGGGAGATTGTCGAATCCCGTCTCGTCGACCCGGAGGCCATCAACAGTCTGGCCTTTTCCGCCAATGGCCAGCGCCTCTTGGGCGTGGGAGGGGATACCGCCCATGTATGGGATGTGAATAGCTTTGAAATTAGCAGTACGCTCACCGCCACCGATTCCACTTTGACCGGTTCGGCCCTGACACGGGATGGCAGCCTGGCAATACTGGCGTGTCGGGGGGGAGCGTTGGGTTGGTATGATGTTAACCAAAGGGAATGGCGGCATCAGGTGGAAAAAACCGATGACGGCACGTACTCGGTGGCGTTGCATTCCGACGGACAGCAATTTGTCGTGGGATCGGACAACCACAAAGCTTGCTTGTGGAGTCTGCGGGAATGCAAGCAGATGGCCGAATTTACCGGCCATACCGATAGCGTCTATGGCGTGGCCATTCATCCGGACGGAAATGTGCTAGTCACCAGCAGCGCTGATAAAACCGCCCGGCTGTGGAATTTGCGCGAGCAAAAATGCCTGCATACCATGGCCGCCAACGAAATTCTGTATGGCATCACCTTTTCCCGCGATGGCAAACATATTTTTTGCGCGGGAGCCCAGGGCACGGGATATTGCTGGCAGGTAGAGACGGGCCGGCTCGCTTGTCGCTTTTGGCAATTAAATAAAGGAGCCGATTGGCTGGTGGTGGCCCCCAGCGGGCATTTTGATGGCTCCCCCGCGGCGCGGAAGCTGGTCATGTTTCGACCCGCCAATCAGACGGAATCCTTCCCCGGCGAGGAGGTCGCTCCCGCCGCGTATGTGCCGGGACTGTTTGCCAAGATTCTCAAGGGAGAACAACTGCCATAA
- a CDS encoding sugar phosphate isomerase/epimerase family protein encodes MQLAFSSNAYLHFSIEDTIAKIAELGYAGLEILADVPHAWPAGLLPERRESIRRALERHQLQISNVNAFMMNAVADPRQPYWHPGWTDPDPHYRAIRREHTKRALRLAAELGAPNLTTEPGGHLQPGQTRAEAGQIFYDEFMPCVEVAEEVGVKLLIEPEPELFIEKFGEYLDFMQRVDSRMVGLNFDIGHAYCVGEDPENWVAAMAPHTVHYHFEDIAPTRVHKHLIPGHGAIDFATTMLAIQKTGYTGWITVELYPYIQNPDDAARAAHAYLTRVAQEAGVSLQTRG; translated from the coding sequence ATGCAACTTGCCTTTTCCAGTAATGCGTATCTGCATTTTTCGATAGAGGACACGATCGCCAAAATTGCGGAGCTGGGTTACGCGGGGCTGGAGATTTTGGCGGATGTGCCGCATGCCTGGCCGGCGGGCTTGTTGCCAGAGCGGCGGGAGTCGATCCGCCGCGCGTTGGAACGCCACCAATTGCAAATATCCAATGTGAACGCGTTTATGATGAACGCGGTCGCGGACCCGCGGCAACCGTATTGGCATCCTGGCTGGACCGACCCCGATCCGCATTACCGGGCCATTCGCCGCGAACATACCAAGCGCGCCTTGCGCCTGGCGGCGGAACTGGGCGCCCCCAACCTGACCACCGAGCCGGGGGGGCATTTGCAGCCGGGCCAAACGCGGGCCGAGGCGGGGCAAATCTTTTATGATGAATTCATGCCCTGTGTGGAGGTCGCTGAAGAGGTCGGGGTAAAACTGCTGATCGAGCCTGAGCCGGAATTGTTTATCGAAAAATTTGGCGAATACCTGGATTTTATGCAGCGGGTGGATTCCCGCATGGTGGGACTAAATTTTGACATCGGCCACGCCTACTGCGTCGGCGAAGATCCCGAAAACTGGGTCGCGGCCATGGCTCCCCACACCGTGCATTACCACTTTGAGGATATCGCCCCCACCCGCGTGCACAAACATTTGATCCCCGGGCATGGCGCGATTGACTTTGCCACGACGATGCTGGCCATTCAAAAAACCGGTTACACCGGCTGGATCACCGTAGAGTTGTACCCTTATATTCAAAATCCCGACGATGCCGCCCGCGCGGCCCACGCTTATTTGACGCGCGTGGCCCAGGAGGCGGGCGTTTCGTTGCAAACACGTGGTTAA
- a CDS encoding Calx-beta domain-containing protein, producing MSLFPSLGQLWSRPSQPTKSRAPRRRRMCNDKRALSGKRGLLFESLEGRVMLALVNFTESSDLSGETPTAFTIDRRGINVWQGTLLTPGDSGDAIEVTVALGLEITGIRFRYEDTFRSGFQNQDRDQVITLNGSGGATFSHGFSVPFNQGGLVVDVTNSQFTLPATLPFTGTTTIFIGSNVAFPAAPWVLELIADPLIETNPTIDFTDATPTPAQAGSTTVLEVGVSPGANPASSGLAVTGDLSSIGGSATQAFFDDGTNGDATAGDGIYSFLATVSTSTTAGPKTLPVTVTDAQMRSASGSISLDVTAAIPTISINDVTVNEGASAATFTVSLSAASGQTVTVNYAIANGTAVGTEDYTKTSGTLTFAPGDMMKTFMVDITDDPLDEFDETFFVNLSAATNATIADNQGQGTISDNDAPPTVSVSDATVTEGGTFIFNVSLSAASQKVISVFVQTEPGTAARDDDFGWGSIPLTFNPGQTSIGVLVNTVDDPLDEDVETMTLELTQPVNVTIADASGLGTINDNDQAPTVTSPTSTNIEVTTATLGGNVTSEGTAATTERGIVYAITSVNNNPQIGGPAVTKVATTGTTGIFTIDVGSLPSGTQLSFAAYATSPAGTSYSSVGMFTTQPLIGQLPGITVQILGGVMIITGTEEDDTIKVASDGASGFIVTANKLINGLPSPQTFSGAMSFVGNTLGGNDDLWLAAPLAFDGVTIDLGDDNDRLVLGADPNNPVNNDVSNPAFGTQGYLTVNGPVQVLGGDGDDTVWERTTLVNGVKSIDLGNGANRYDLYWSISNETNFSGGADIDTVFLGYLTAREESMFETGGDNDLLSVYGSRFNKEISFFTGGGRDSLALDVNIFDQALTADTGGEADYLLFSRSIAFQSVALTTGDGGDFVYIGRYIAGVNAQGTAIYENGGSTVDQLTLKTGGGLDVAQITANVIRDFFADLGDIRDDVQIDYNLFDTRGLLDGGLNGTKLRARENRNLRLVNI from the coding sequence ATGTCGCTGTTTCCTTCGCTCGGTCAACTCTGGTCTCGTCCTTCGCAACCCACTAAGTCCCGCGCGCCGCGGCGCAGGCGCATGTGCAACGACAAACGCGCGCTGTCGGGCAAGCGCGGGTTGTTGTTTGAGTCGTTAGAGGGTCGGGTGATGCTGGCCCTGGTCAATTTCACCGAATCCTCCGACTTGTCGGGGGAGACACCCACGGCTTTCACGATCGACAGGAGGGGCATTAATGTTTGGCAGGGGACCCTGTTAACTCCCGGCGATTCCGGGGACGCCATTGAGGTGACCGTGGCGTTGGGGTTAGAAATCACCGGTATCCGCTTTCGCTACGAGGATACCTTCCGAAGTGGTTTTCAGAATCAAGATCGGGACCAAGTTATTACGCTCAACGGCAGCGGCGGCGCGACTTTTTCCCATGGATTCAGCGTGCCGTTTAATCAAGGTGGGCTGGTGGTGGACGTCACGAATTCGCAATTTACCCTACCGGCTACGCTGCCGTTCACAGGAACCACGACGATTTTTATCGGCTCCAACGTAGCCTTTCCCGCGGCGCCCTGGGTCCTGGAATTAATCGCTGATCCATTGATCGAGACCAACCCCACGATTGATTTTACCGATGCGACCCCCACCCCCGCGCAGGCGGGGAGTACCACTGTGCTGGAGGTCGGCGTCTCTCCCGGTGCCAATCCAGCAAGTTCTGGTCTGGCGGTCACCGGGGACCTGTCGAGCATCGGGGGATCCGCCACGCAAGCCTTCTTTGACGACGGAACCAACGGCGACGCCACGGCCGGCGACGGCATATATTCTTTCCTGGCAACGGTTTCCACCAGTACCACGGCGGGCCCAAAGACCCTACCCGTGACGGTGACCGACGCGCAAATGCGCAGCGCCAGCGGTTCGATCAGCTTGGATGTGACAGCTGCAATTCCTACGATCTCGATCAACGACGTGACGGTGAACGAAGGAGCCAGCGCCGCGACCTTTACGGTCAGCCTCTCCGCCGCGAGCGGGCAAACGGTGACGGTCAATTACGCCATCGCCAACGGCACCGCCGTCGGCACCGAGGATTACACGAAGACGAGCGGAACCTTGACATTTGCGCCCGGCGACATGATGAAAACGTTCATGGTCGATATCACTGACGACCCGCTCGACGAATTTGATGAAACGTTCTTTGTGAATTTGTCCGCTGCTACGAACGCGACGATCGCCGACAACCAAGGCCAGGGCACGATCAGCGACAACGACGCCCCACCGACGGTGTCGGTCTCCGACGCGACGGTGACGGAAGGGGGCACATTTATTTTCAACGTCTCGCTATCGGCGGCGAGCCAAAAGGTAATAAGCGTATTCGTCCAGACAGAGCCCGGCACGGCGGCCCGGGACGACGACTTTGGCTGGGGCAGCATCCCACTGACATTCAATCCCGGTCAGACCTCGATCGGCGTGTTGGTCAACACCGTCGATGACCCCCTCGACGAAGATGTCGAGACAATGACGCTGGAGTTGACGCAGCCGGTCAATGTCACAATTGCCGATGCTTCTGGGTTGGGCACGATCAACGACAACGATCAGGCGCCGACCGTCACTTCACCCACGTCGACCAACATCGAAGTTACTACCGCCACCCTGGGGGGGAATGTCACGAGTGAAGGTACGGCGGCCACCACTGAACGCGGCATCGTGTATGCGATCACGTCAGTCAATAATAATCCGCAGATCGGCGGCCCGGCGGTCACCAAGGTCGCCACCACCGGCACGACGGGTATCTTCACCATCGACGTCGGCTCACTCCCGTCCGGAACGCAACTTTCGTTCGCCGCTTACGCCACAAGCCCCGCTGGGACATCCTACTCGAGCGTCGGGATGTTTACGACACAACCTTTGATCGGCCAATTGCCGGGCATCACAGTGCAAATCTTGGGTGGCGTGATGATCATCACCGGCACGGAAGAAGACGACACGATCAAGGTCGCGAGTGACGGAGCTAGTGGATTCATCGTCACCGCGAACAAGCTGATCAACGGTTTACCATCGCCACAGACTTTCTCCGGCGCGATGTCGTTCGTCGGCAACACGCTGGGTGGAAACGATGATTTGTGGCTGGCCGCGCCGCTGGCCTTTGACGGCGTCACCATCGATCTGGGGGACGACAACGACCGTTTGGTCCTAGGCGCGGATCCGAATAATCCGGTGAATAATGACGTGTCGAACCCGGCTTTTGGCACGCAGGGTTACTTGACGGTTAATGGTCCCGTGCAGGTCCTGGGCGGGGACGGGGACGATACCGTGTGGGAACGGACCACGCTGGTCAACGGCGTTAAATCAATCGACCTGGGGAACGGGGCAAATCGTTACGATCTGTACTGGAGCATCAGCAACGAAACCAATTTTAGCGGCGGAGCGGATATCGATACGGTCTTTTTGGGCTACCTAACCGCGCGGGAAGAGAGCATGTTCGAGACGGGAGGGGACAACGATTTGCTGTCGGTCTATGGCAGCCGCTTTAACAAGGAGATCTCCTTCTTCACCGGCGGCGGGCGTGATTCGCTGGCGTTGGACGTTAATATCTTTGACCAAGCGTTGACCGCGGACACCGGCGGCGAGGCCGATTATCTGTTGTTCTCTCGTTCCATTGCCTTCCAATCCGTCGCGCTCACGACGGGTGACGGCGGGGATTTTGTCTATATCGGACGCTATATTGCCGGCGTGAACGCGCAAGGAACCGCGATCTACGAGAACGGCGGTTCGACCGTCGATCAGTTGACGCTGAAAACCGGCGGCGGCTTGGACGTGGCCCAGATCACGGCGAACGTCATCCGCGACTTCTTTGCGGATCTGGGGGACATCCGCGACGATGTGCAGATCGATTACAACTTGTTTGACACGCGGGGGTTGCTGGACGGCGGGCTTAATGGCACTAAACTCCGCGCGCGGGAAAACCGCAATTTGCGGTTAGTGAATATTTAA
- a CDS encoding amidohydrolase family protein, translating to MIIAGQLLLPSVGDTCQLLPGWLRVEKGMITQVQTGHIPPSADLGGEAYLITPGFVDAHVHLPQFPVMGHDGGTLLDWLEQSVFPEEARWRDPGYAAERSQTVLRQMLSYGTTSCCAYATVHAAGAAAALECFAAAGVRAGIGQVLMDRLAPPELLCPVDQQLAETRALCQRYPRRQLANPTVIHRVEAVVTPRFALSCTDGLLHGAGEIARQTGALAQTHLAENLAECQAVARLFPGMTYTEVYARAGLLGPRTLLAHGIHLSQTERGLLRRHGGTIVHCPTANNFLMSGIMPRDQWLAESLPLALGSDIGAGTERSLVRVARAKIETAKNHSLRGQNPGKSGEVYCSPQTTPIVQPGPAPVASEHHPTPAHAWWQITAGNAARLGWEDVGRLCAGSAGDVLVIRPDADWLSAPQPLGYALFAWDDRWLRQTVVAGRVAWSAA from the coding sequence ATGATTATCGCCGGGCAGCTTTTATTGCCGTCTGTCGGCGACACCTGCCAGCTTTTGCCAGGTTGGCTGCGCGTGGAAAAGGGGATGATCACCCAGGTGCAAACGGGCCACATTCCCCCATCCGCCGACTTGGGGGGAGAAGCTTATTTGATCACGCCCGGTTTTGTGGATGCGCATGTGCATCTGCCGCAATTTCCGGTCATGGGGCATGACGGGGGGACCCTGCTGGATTGGCTAGAGCAAAGTGTCTTTCCCGAGGAAGCCCGCTGGCGGGATCCCGGCTATGCCGCGGAGCGTTCGCAAACAGTGCTCCGGCAAATGCTCTCGTATGGCACGACCAGTTGTTGCGCTTATGCCACGGTGCACGCCGCGGGGGCGGCCGCCGCGCTGGAATGCTTTGCCGCGGCTGGGGTGCGGGCGGGAATCGGACAGGTGCTCATGGACCGGCTGGCTCCGCCAGAGTTGCTTTGCCCCGTTGATCAACAGTTGGCCGAAACCCGCGCTCTGTGCCAACGCTATCCCCGGCGGCAATTGGCTAATCCGACGGTCATTCACCGCGTGGAAGCGGTCGTGACGCCACGCTTTGCGCTTTCTTGCACCGATGGACTACTCCACGGAGCGGGAGAAATTGCCCGGCAGACCGGGGCGCTCGCACAAACCCATTTGGCCGAAAATCTGGCCGAATGCCAGGCCGTGGCCCGGCTCTTTCCAGGTATGACTTATACCGAGGTGTACGCCCGCGCGGGACTCCTGGGTCCGCGGACGTTGCTCGCCCACGGTATCCATTTAAGCCAAACCGAGCGCGGCCTGCTCCGTCGGCACGGGGGGACGATTGTGCATTGTCCGACGGCAAATAACTTTTTAATGTCGGGAATCATGCCCCGGGATCAATGGCTGGCGGAAAGCCTCCCCCTGGCCCTGGGTAGCGATATCGGCGCGGGAACAGAACGGAGCCTGGTGCGGGTGGCGCGGGCCAAAATAGAAACCGCCAAGAACCATAGTTTACGCGGACAAAATCCTGGAAAAAGCGGTGAAGTGTATTGTTCGCCACAAACCACGCCGATTGTTCAGCCTGGGCCAGCCCCCGTTGCCTCGGAGCATCATCCCACCCCCGCCCATGCCTGGTGGCAGATCACCGCGGGAAATGCGGCGCGTCTGGGTTGGGAGGATGTAGGCAGGCTATGCGCGGGAAGCGCGGGAGATGTGCTGGTCATCCGGCCGGATGCGGACTGGCTATCCGCGCCGCAGCCTTTGGGCTACGCGCTTTTTGCCTGGGACGACCGCTGGCTGCGACAGACGGTAGTGGCGGGCCGGGTGGCATGGAGCGCGGCTTAA
- a CDS encoding DUF1559 domain-containing protein, with translation MRHGVKRGFTLVELLVVIAIIGILVALLLPAIQAAREAARRTTCTNNLSQLAKANLLFLDANKHFPSGGWGWHWVGDPDLAALEQPGGWGFSLLPFIEEKNTFELAKDANPQTITPRQKAGALKATQAVISILYCPTRRPPRLVNLGQPNGFQAHNADGVPNQVQVNKCDYAVNAGEQFIPWGAGPGSLSEGLRGNGFVPAVQKSTGISYQRSKVRIKNILDGTTNVYLLGEKSLRPIHYTTGTDFSDDHSAFSGDDYDLCRWAVRDGQNLPPKTDVELQDTSVGNVFLGFGSAHTAVFHAALCDGSVRSVSFEINFLTHRRLFNRGDGVAVNKVGF, from the coding sequence ATGCGGCATGGCGTGAAGCGCGGATTTACGTTGGTTGAATTATTGGTCGTAATTGCTATTATTGGCATTTTGGTGGCGCTATTGCTCCCCGCCATCCAGGCCGCGCGCGAGGCCGCCCGCCGCACGACCTGCACCAATAACCTGTCCCAACTGGCCAAGGCCAATTTGCTCTTTCTGGATGCCAATAAGCACTTTCCCAGCGGCGGTTGGGGCTGGCACTGGGTGGGGGATCCCGACCTGGCCGCGCTCGAGCAGCCGGGAGGCTGGGGGTTTTCGCTGTTGCCCTTTATTGAGGAAAAAAACACGTTTGAATTAGCCAAGGATGCCAACCCCCAAACCATTACTCCCCGCCAAAAAGCCGGCGCGCTCAAAGCCACCCAAGCGGTGATTTCCATCTTGTACTGTCCCACACGGCGTCCCCCCCGGTTGGTCAATCTGGGCCAGCCCAATGGCTTTCAGGCCCACAATGCCGACGGCGTTCCCAATCAGGTGCAGGTCAACAAGTGTGATTACGCGGTAAACGCGGGAGAGCAGTTTATCCCCTGGGGGGCGGGGCCGGGCAGTCTGTCCGAGGGATTGCGGGGGAATGGCTTTGTCCCGGCGGTGCAAAAGAGCACCGGCATCAGCTATCAACGCAGCAAAGTCAGGATCAAAAATATCCTGGACGGCACGACCAACGTCTATCTGCTGGGGGAAAAGTCGCTGCGGCCCATCCATTACACAACCGGGACCGACTTTAGCGATGACCATAGCGCGTTTAGCGGGGACGATTATGACCTCTGCCGTTGGGCGGTGCGCGACGGCCAAAACCTCCCCCCCAAGACCGATGTGGAACTGCAGGACACCAGCGTGGGGAACGTGTTTTTAGGATTTGGGTCCGCCCACACGGCGGTATTTCACGCGGCGTTATGCGATGGATCGGTACGGTCGGTTAGTTTTGAGATAAATTTTTTAACGCATCGGCGGCTGTTTAACCGGGGGGACGGCGTGGCCGTGAATAAAGTTGGATTTTAG